The DNA window GATTTGGAGTTTATTTCAAAAAATGAAAGTGAGTGGACAGCAAATCGCTTGTCTAAACAGATAGCTAAAGGAAAAGATATTAGTTTAGAAAACTATTATATTCGGAAAGTTATTGCAAAAGAAGATGGTGGTGTTTTTATTACAGCTCAATATCAAAGTAATAATTATGGGGAAACTATGAGTTCATCTAAAGATAAAAAGATTATTTTAAACTCAGATGGAAGTAAAACTACTTTGCCTCGTTTCTCACCTTCTGAAGCTCCTGTTCAAACTTGTAAAGATATTATTGTCATAAACCTCTCTGCAGAAGGTAAGACAATTTGGAATGAAAAAATTCCATTATCTCAAACTACAAATGGTGGTAGTGTATATCCTAGTGGTCATTTTCAATATGACAAAAACAATAGTGGATTCTTAACCCCAGATATGTATTCTGTTATATATCACAATGAAATGTTATACTTAGTCTTTAATGATAATGCTAAAAATACCTTAATTAAGGATAAAGACAAACTATACGAATATGAGACAGGAGCAAACAGAAATGGATATGGAATAGACAAAGAACACGCCATTACTCTATTGAGCATAAATAAACAAGGTGTTTATGAAAGGGATATTCTCCTTACTCAAAATAAAAAAGAAAGTACACACATATATCCTAAAATATATTTTCAAACATTAGAAAATGAGTTAATATTGTTTGCTAGGGGAAAAAAAATGTATCGTTTAGTAAGGCTTAAGTTTTAACAATAGTTTTTTCAATACAAGAGTAAAAAATTAGAGTTTTCTTTGTAAAAAAATAACTTCATGCCTAATTTTGCCCAACATTATCGTTTGTCAAAAGATTCATTTCTTTTTACAACTACTCAAAAATAGTATTTATACCCAAAGATGAAAATATATAATCAGCCTGCTCGCAACGAGTGGGAATCTATTTGTACTCGTCCGACTTTTTCTTTAAAACAAATTGAATCGCAAGTTCAAAGTGTTTTACAAGCTATAAAAACAGATGGAGACACAGCTATTACAAAATTCACAAAAGAATTTGATAAAATAGAATTGCAAAACTTTAGAGTAGGAGCAAAGGAGCTTGAAGAAGCCGAAAAAAATGTTTCAGAAGCTCTGAAAAAAGCGATTAATCAAGCCTACCAAAATATTTTAGCATTTCATCAGAGCCAAAAAGAAGAGATAAAGAAAATTGAAGTTACTAAAGGAATTACATGTTGGAGAAAAAGTGTAGGTATTGAAAAAGTGGGTTTGTATATTCCTGGTGGAACTGCACCTCTTTTTTCAACTGTTCTGATGCTTGGCATTCCAGCCAAAATTGCAGGCTGTAAGAATATTGTTTTGTGTTCTCCTCCCAACAAAGAAGGAAAAATACACCCTGCCATTCTCTATGCTGCTCATTTGGTAGGTGTAACCGATATTTTCAAAATTGGAGGAATACAGGCGATTGGTGCGATGGCTTATGGAACAGAATCTGTACCTAAAGTATATAAAATTTTTGGTCCGGGAAATCAGTATGTAACTGTAGCCAAGCAGCTTATTCAAAACGAAGGTATAGCGATTGATATGCCAGCAGGTCCTTCAGAGGTAGCTGTTTTGGCAGATAGAACATGCGAACCTAGTTTTGTAGCTGCTGATTTGCTCTCACAAGCCGAACACGGAAAAGATAGCCAAGTACTTTTGGTTACAGATAATACAGAAACTGCCAACCAAATCAAAACAGAGGTAGAAAAGCAGTTAGAATCACTCCCAAGAAAAGAATTTGCTCAAAAGTCATTGGAGAATAGCCGTTTTGTAGTACTCAAAAACAGACAAGAGATTTTAGACTTGAGTAATTTTTATGCTCCCGAACATTTAATTATTGCCTTAGAAAATCCAGAAGAAGCAGCCGAACATA is part of the Bernardetia sp. genome and encodes:
- the hisD gene encoding histidinol dehydrogenase, whose product is MKIYNQPARNEWESICTRPTFSLKQIESQVQSVLQAIKTDGDTAITKFTKEFDKIELQNFRVGAKELEEAEKNVSEALKKAINQAYQNILAFHQSQKEEIKKIEVTKGITCWRKSVGIEKVGLYIPGGTAPLFSTVLMLGIPAKIAGCKNIVLCSPPNKEGKIHPAILYAAHLVGVTDIFKIGGIQAIGAMAYGTESVPKVYKIFGPGNQYVTVAKQLIQNEGIAIDMPAGPSEVAVLADRTCEPSFVAADLLSQAEHGKDSQVLLVTDNTETANQIKTEVEKQLESLPRKEFAQKSLENSRFVVLKNRQEILDLSNFYAPEHLIIALENPEEAAEHIINAGSVFLGNYTPESVGDYASGTNHTLPTDGHARAYSGVSLDSFVKKITFQSLTKEGLGQIGQTVIEMAEAEELKAHANAVRVRL